One window from the genome of Methanococcoides sp. AM1 encodes:
- a CDS encoding winged helix-turn-helix transcriptional regulator, translated as MNKWILAILILFLVPLLACGVVYVESEYNTAESEYIIVPASEELYEPGYHYEGASSTLTFWELPLKLQMIHIFTVFLAAIGLAKISPIILAQFNLIFANKNRNYVFDHIVSNPGCSVADISHDLELNRGTVKYHLKRLHSEHKIIVSDHGSSPRFFQNNSTYSEQARIIAPFLQDANQKRILLMIRDKPGMTNNEISQALSITSSTVSYHLRKMTTKELLLAEKDGRYRRYSLDPRMESELDTVIHAEI; from the coding sequence ATGAACAAATGGATACTAGCAATCCTGATCTTATTTTTAGTACCACTTCTGGCATGCGGGGTCGTATATGTGGAATCCGAATACAATACAGCCGAAAGTGAATACATCATAGTACCAGCCAGCGAGGAGCTTTATGAGCCAGGTTACCATTATGAAGGAGCATCCAGCACCTTAACTTTCTGGGAACTTCCTTTAAAATTGCAGATGATACATATCTTTACCGTGTTCTTGGCAGCTATTGGGCTTGCTAAAATATCCCCCATAATACTGGCACAGTTCAATCTGATATTTGCAAATAAGAACAGAAACTATGTTTTTGATCATATCGTAAGTAATCCGGGATGTAGTGTAGCTGATATATCACATGATCTTGAGCTAAACCGCGGTACTGTAAAGTACCATCTGAAAAGGCTGCACAGCGAACACAAGATCATTGTATCCGATCATGGAAGCTCTCCAAGGTTCTTTCAGAATAATTCGACATACAGCGAGCAAGCCCGGATCATAGCTCCCTTTTTGCAGGATGCAAATCAGAAACGTATCCTCCTGATGATCAGGGATAAGCCAGGCATGACAAACAACGAGATCTCACAGGCTTTGAGCATCACTAGCAGCACGGTCTCATACCACTTGAGAAAGATGACCACAAAAGAACTGCTGTTGGCAGAAAAGGATGGAAGATACAGAAGATATTCTCTGGACCCTCGGATGGAATCGGAGCTGGACACAGTAATTCATGCTGAAATATGA
- a CDS encoding formylmethanofuran dehydrogenase subunit C, translating to MAEVILTVNTEIGIKIEADVITPDTFAGKNKSEIESLLVWQGPKEFPLSSFFDVEGDAGSSAEDTSIVIKGDTSRVKRIGEKMTAGKITVEGSVSMHVGSQMEGGELLVKGDADSWAGMEMKGGLLHIEGNAKDHVGCAYRGKWVGMSGGRIVVDGNVSNNLGGGISGGEIVVGGNVGHYCGIRQNGGLIAVKGNAIRAVAAEMTAGTMVVNGTIERFSPGFEYVTNESDLKFDDIECPGNFKKFLGDNAITKRPKGTLYVNQAANMDL from the coding sequence ATGGCAGAAGTTATTCTTACAGTAAATACTGAGATCGGTATCAAAATAGAGGCAGATGTTATCACTCCTGATACATTCGCCGGTAAAAACAAAAGTGAGATCGAGTCTCTGCTGGTATGGCAGGGACCAAAAGAGTTCCCACTCTCTTCCTTCTTTGATGTAGAGGGTGATGCAGGAAGTTCCGCAGAGGACACTTCTATTGTCATCAAAGGTGACACTTCCAGAGTGAAGCGCATCGGTGAAAAGATGACAGCAGGCAAGATCACCGTTGAGGGATCTGTAAGTATGCACGTAGGTTCCCAGATGGAAGGCGGCGAACTCCTTGTAAAAGGCGACGCTGATTCCTGGGCAGGAATGGAGATGAAGGGCGGACTCCTCCACATCGAAGGTAATGCTAAGGACCACGTAGGTTGCGCATACCGTGGAAAGTGGGTAGGAATGTCCGGTGGACGCATCGTCGTCGATGGCAATGTGAGCAACAACCTTGGTGGCGGCATCAGCGGCGGAGAGATCGTTGTTGGTGGAAATGTCGGTCACTACTGTGGTATTCGCCAGAACGGCGGTCTGATCGCTGTAAAAGGAAATGCGATCCGCGCAGTTGCTGCTGAGATGACAGCCGGTACAATGGTTGTTAACGGAACCATCGAAAGGTTCTCACCTGGATTCGAATATGTAACAAACGAAAGCGACCTTAAGTTCGATGATATAGAATGCCCTGGTAACTTCAAGAAGTTCCTCGGTGACAATGCTATCACAAAGAGGCCAAAAGGCACACTCTATGTCAATCAGGCAGCAAACATGGATCTGTGA
- a CDS encoding formylmethanofuran dehydrogenase subunit A, which produces MAGTIVIKNGSVYDPLNEVNGDKQDIFIKNGKVVSELSDADMRDAKVIDATGKTVMPGGVDSHSHIAGAKVNVGRMMRPEDGYKATMTKTDITHSGSGETVPSVYMEGYEYSQMGYTTVFEAAVPPMEARHTHEEMRSIPMLDMGGYLVLGNNWFMMRYLKEGDIEKAAAYVSWMMKTHKTYGIKCVNPAGVENWGWGKNVSSLDEANIHFEVTPREMIDGLTEVNEMLGMPMSMHLHANNLGHPGNFETTKESLKMSKSVKAKQDMGVEWAETKLDPSRDQSVYLTHMMFNAFGGTSWRDFESGVKPLTDYINSTDHIVIDSGCVPFGEATCMTGDGPSIHDLSVLTGGKWSNTDVELECGSGVCPFTYLKSNPVHSTQWAMGLECLLLIDDPWKAIMTTDSPNGGPFTKYPLVMSWLMSEKFRDQTFSECHKWANDRSTLGGVDREMSLYDIAIMTRANTSKTIGMAHRKGSFGVGADGDVTIYDIDPSKIDTREYSDLINKFSTAEYTVKDGQIVCHNGEITMIPEKRTYYTDASVPDANEKEMLKDVQEWFRYYSHGFNHYPTPEKYLVNPTAIKVNTEQ; this is translated from the coding sequence ATGGCTGGAACTATTGTAATTAAAAACGGATCTGTCTATGACCCGCTCAATGAAGTGAACGGTGACAAGCAGGACATTTTCATCAAGAACGGTAAGGTCGTATCTGAGCTTTCAGATGCTGATATGAGAGATGCTAAGGTCATTGATGCAACAGGCAAGACCGTAATGCCTGGTGGCGTTGACTCTCACTCACACATTGCCGGTGCAAAGGTAAATGTCGGTAGGATGATGCGTCCAGAGGATGGTTACAAGGCAACCATGACAAAGACAGACATTACACACTCCGGATCAGGAGAGACCGTGCCATCTGTCTACATGGAAGGATACGAATACTCACAGATGGGATACACAACCGTCTTCGAGGCAGCTGTTCCTCCAATGGAAGCACGCCACACACACGAAGAGATGCGCTCCATTCCAATGCTCGATATGGGTGGATATCTTGTTCTCGGTAACAACTGGTTCATGATGCGCTACCTCAAGGAAGGCGACATTGAAAAGGCAGCAGCATACGTCTCCTGGATGATGAAGACACACAAGACCTATGGTATCAAATGTGTCAACCCGGCTGGTGTTGAGAACTGGGGATGGGGTAAGAACGTATCTTCCCTTGACGAAGCGAATATCCACTTCGAGGTAACTCCAAGAGAGATGATCGATGGACTTACCGAGGTCAATGAGATGCTCGGTATGCCAATGTCAATGCACCTTCACGCAAACAACCTTGGTCATCCAGGAAACTTTGAAACAACAAAGGAATCCCTGAAAATGTCCAAAAGTGTGAAAGCAAAGCAGGACATGGGTGTCGAATGGGCAGAGACAAAGCTCGACCCAAGCAGGGACCAGTCCGTGTACCTCACACACATGATGTTCAACGCATTTGGCGGTACATCCTGGCGTGATTTTGAGTCCGGTGTCAAACCTCTTACTGATTACATCAACAGCACAGACCACATTGTAATTGACAGTGGTTGTGTACCATTCGGTGAAGCAACATGTATGACTGGTGATGGTCCTTCCATCCACGATCTCTCAGTGCTTACCGGTGGCAAATGGTCAAACACAGATGTTGAACTCGAATGTGGTTCAGGTGTCTGTCCATTCACATACCTTAAGAGCAACCCTGTTCACAGTACCCAGTGGGCAATGGGTCTTGAATGCCTCCTCCTGATCGATGATCCATGGAAGGCTATCATGACAACCGACAGTCCAAACGGTGGACCGTTCACCAAATACCCACTCGTTATGAGCTGGTTGATGTCCGAGAAGTTCAGGGACCAGACTTTCAGTGAATGCCACAAGTGGGCAAACGACAGAAGCACACTCGGTGGGGTCGACAGGGAAATGTCCCTTTACGATATTGCTATCATGACCCGTGCTAACACATCAAAGACCATTGGTATGGCACACAGGAAGGGTAGCTTCGGTGTCGGTGCAGACGGTGATGTTACTATCTACGATATTGATCCAAGTAAGATCGACACAAGGGAATACTCCGACCTGATCAACAAGTTCAGCACCGCTGAATACACCGTCAAGGACGGACAGATCGTCTGCCACAACGGTGAGATCACCATGATCCCTGAGAAGAGGACCTATTACACCGATGCGAGTGTTCCGGACGCAAACGAGAAGGAAATGCTCAAGGATGTGCAGGAATGGTTCAGGTATTATTCACACGGTTTCAACCACTATCCAACACCTGAGAAGTACCTCGTGAACCCAACAGCGATCAAGGTAAACACGGAGCAGTGA
- a CDS encoding nitrous oxide reductase family maturation protein NosD — MRFNIYCTIFLIFLIVASSSVTAKEITVDDDDGAAYFISIQDAVNSSKNGDTIVVYPGSYIENVYVDKEIKLISDSNDHDEVYVYATNPDDPVIHINADNVTVRGFALLGVEEYNQAGIFLDEVSGNLIENNDVVILKYGICLLNSSNNTIAGNTINPDNYKVYSSSGQNPADIGIKLYISDDNVLSNNVVNSNNDMGISLQISSNNTLDNNHISQNEIGINLVSFSQGNIITNNSLSDNLKGIEVDGNAVNHIYNNEITVREEKEERSFKISIALIILSAVFVLFIIRKMRGMVF, encoded by the coding sequence TTGAGATTTAATATTTACTGCACGATATTCCTGATATTTTTAATTGTAGCCAGTTCCAGTGTTACAGCTAAAGAGATTACTGTAGATGATGACGATGGAGCTGCATATTTCATTTCCATACAGGATGCTGTTAACTCTTCAAAAAATGGTGATACTATTGTGGTCTATCCCGGTTCATATATCGAGAACGTGTATGTTGATAAAGAAATTAAATTGATATCGGATTCAAACGATCATGATGAAGTCTATGTCTATGCAACCAATCCTGATGACCCTGTTATCCATATAAATGCAGATAATGTTACTGTCCGCGGGTTTGCATTATTGGGTGTTGAAGAATATAATCAGGCGGGAATATTTCTCGATGAGGTCTCTGGAAATTTAATTGAAAACAACGATGTTGTGATCTTGAAGTATGGTATTTGCCTGTTGAATTCCAGTAATAATACAATTGCTGGCAACACTATCAATCCGGATAACTATAAGGTGTATAGCTCCTCCGGCCAGAATCCGGCTGATATCGGCATCAAGCTTTATATTTCGGATGACAATGTTTTGTCCAACAATGTTGTAAATTCAAATAATGATATGGGTATTTCTCTCCAGATATCCAGTAATAATACATTGGACAATAACCATATCTCACAAAATGAGATTGGTATAAATCTTGTTTCTTTTAGTCAGGGAAATATAATAACGAACAACTCTCTTTCTGATAATTTGAAAGGTATTGAGGTGGATGGTAATGCTGTGAACCATATCTACAATAATGAGATCACAGTTCGAGAGGAAAAGGAAGAAAGATCTTTTAAAATCTCAATAGCTCTGATTATACTTTCAGCAGTGTTTGTTCTCTTTATAATACGTAAAATGCGGGGTATGGTATTTTGA
- a CDS encoding NEW3 domain-containing protein has product MNRKMMVLSFIMAIFVLAVPSLAVTNSVEVSDLDDIDYEGWLKEEIELSANEEIKLGNYSLNYIYPQNGGPFVEDLTIQEKRTDTAGNERFYQIADFSGHEDIYDLKGKVIFIERSSLAFRIDEIDDDGLKLTVWSNEDIFLDVEIFTDVPEFVQFYKDESVSIPLEINNSGSIDETFDLGVNGPGFYSYEFVSNGYKVSRINVDSGDVENLELKLHIDKNCPAGDYNLSISGSGRTSDILYLPFSVTEDLNTTSDPELTMQLSSLYVSGEAGSEVTVPVRVLNSGNVDLEDIDLDTDSPGNNWDLEFSENDIDRINSEEYVNVDLNIRIPSEAENGDYFVDISAESGDVEADETKLRVNVKSSSNSAWIGLLIIILLVVGLVFAAKKYGRR; this is encoded by the coding sequence ATGAACAGAAAGATGATGGTGTTGTCATTTATTATGGCAATTTTTGTACTTGCTGTTCCTTCACTGGCTGTAACTAATTCCGTAGAAGTATCTGATCTTGATGATATTGACTATGAAGGCTGGCTCAAAGAAGAGATCGAACTTTCAGCCAATGAGGAGATCAAATTAGGCAACTACAGTTTAAATTACATTTATCCTCAAAATGGCGGTCCTTTTGTCGAAGATCTGACCATTCAGGAAAAAAGGACAGATACTGCCGGTAATGAGAGGTTCTATCAGATAGCAGATTTCAGTGGTCATGAAGATATCTATGATCTCAAAGGAAAGGTCATCTTTATTGAACGCTCATCACTGGCATTCCGGATAGATGAGATTGATGATGACGGCCTTAAGCTGACGGTCTGGTCGAATGAGGATATTTTTTTAGATGTTGAGATATTCACAGATGTTCCTGAATTCGTCCAGTTCTATAAAGACGAATCCGTTAGCATCCCTTTAGAGATAAATAACTCCGGTTCCATTGATGAAACATTTGATCTTGGAGTAAATGGGCCGGGATTTTATTCTTATGAATTTGTTTCTAATGGCTATAAAGTATCCAGAATAAACGTGGATTCCGGAGATGTGGAAAACCTGGAACTCAAACTTCACATCGATAAGAATTGTCCGGCTGGAGATTACAATTTAAGCATAAGTGGTTCAGGAAGGACTTCAGATATTTTGTACTTACCTTTTAGCGTTACGGAAGACCTGAATACTACGAGTGACCCGGAACTGACGATGCAGCTTTCAAGTCTCTATGTTTCCGGTGAGGCAGGTTCAGAGGTCACTGTACCTGTAAGGGTGCTCAACTCAGGTAATGTCGATCTTGAAGATATCGATCTTGACACAGATTCTCCGGGAAACAACTGGGACCTTGAGTTTTCAGAAAATGACATTGACAGGATTAATTCAGAAGAATATGTGAATGTTGATCTTAATATCAGGATTCCTTCAGAGGCTGAGAATGGTGATTATTTTGTAGATATCAGCGCGGAATCCGGTGATGTTGAGGCTGACGAGACGAAGTTGCGTGTCAATGTCAAGAGCAGCTCGAACTCAGCATGGATCGGATTATTGATAATAATTCTTCTGGTTGTAGGTCTGGTCTTTGCGGCCAAAAAATATGGGAGAAGATGA
- the fdhD gene encoding formate dehydrogenase accessory sulfurtransferase FdhD, producing the protein MPLDWHVERKIGQNNFWRDEERDVSAPYLPYKCVELTEDGNNEIDVDVIVEKEFHLSLNDVPLASFFATPREFKELAVGFLLCEGFIDHAIDIISVEVEDDKLLCHADICPDRIKKTRRDIDPDSRFDFCSCAIGSRPCGKKIGSETDLKFDRKVFFKAVEHLKKDAKTWRRTGGTHSVIVCDSQGEILAFCEDVSRASAVDKAVGKAALAGVDMSNCALVATGRLSVTMVSKAINAGVSVLASKAGPINEGIDLARATGLTLVGFVRPPHMYVYNGIERIV; encoded by the coding sequence ATGCCGTTGGATTGGCACGTCGAGAGGAAGATCGGTCAGAACAACTTCTGGCGGGATGAGGAGAGGGATGTTTCCGCTCCTTATCTTCCTTACAAATGTGTCGAGCTTACGGAAGATGGCAATAACGAAATAGACGTGGATGTCATCGTTGAGAAAGAATTCCATCTTTCTCTCAATGATGTCCCACTTGCTTCTTTTTTTGCTACCCCAAGGGAGTTTAAGGAACTCGCTGTGGGATTCTTATTATGTGAAGGATTTATTGATCACGCCATTGATATCATCTCAGTTGAGGTCGAAGATGACAAACTGCTATGTCATGCGGATATCTGCCCGGACCGCATCAAAAAGACCAGGCGGGATATCGACCCGGACTCAAGATTCGATTTTTGCAGTTGTGCTATTGGTTCCAGGCCATGCGGTAAAAAGATCGGAAGCGAAACCGATCTTAAATTTGACCGGAAAGTATTCTTCAAGGCAGTCGAACACCTCAAAAAGGATGCAAAGACATGGAGACGTACCGGAGGTACACACTCGGTCATTGTCTGTGACAGCCAGGGCGAGATCCTTGCATTCTGTGAAGACGTAAGCAGGGCTTCAGCAGTTGATAAGGCAGTTGGCAAAGCAGCCCTTGCAGGTGTTGATATGTCAAACTGTGCACTGGTCGCTACCGGAAGGCTGTCGGTCACAATGGTCTCCAAGGCCATCAATGCAGGAGTTTCCGTACTTGCCAGCAAAGCAGGTCCTATTAATGAAGGGATCGATCTTGCAAGGGCAACAGGGCTGACACTGGTAGGTTTTGTCCGTCCTCCTCATATGTATGTATATAACGGCATCGAGAGGATTGTTTGA
- a CDS encoding molybdopterin dinucleotide binding domain-containing protein → MKVLLNTGSTIDEGRLAKGGDKYTEDYRQECAVCWISPCDFATLGSPEKVKVTSKDEKHSIIVFTKCTDAVMDGNVFMPRAIWSNVVIDPDTFSTGSPLYKGNPVTVEAGEGEVLSAEDVVLKLYMGGN, encoded by the coding sequence ATGAAAGTATTACTTAACACAGGAAGTACCATTGACGAGGGCAGGCTTGCAAAAGGCGGTGACAAATATACAGAAGATTACAGACAGGAATGTGCTGTATGCTGGATCTCACCTTGTGATTTTGCAACTCTTGGAAGCCCGGAAAAAGTAAAAGTAACAAGTAAGGACGAAAAACATTCCATCATAGTTTTCACAAAGTGCACAGATGCTGTAATGGATGGAAATGTATTCATGCCAAGGGCTATCTGGTCCAACGTGGTCATTGACCCTGACACCTTCTCAACAGGTTCTCCTCTCTACAAGGGTAATCCTGTAACTGTAGAAGCAGGTGAGGGTGAGGTGCTAAGCGCAGAGGATGTTGTCCTTAAACTATACATGGGAGGTAACTGA
- a CDS encoding 4Fe-4S binding protein has protein sequence MNEIVVSTKDNKQVVYMPHKCIGCGTCTMVCPKDTLIIGSVGPVARGLINKDFLDIRDNCITCGMCTKICPTGALEMREDGKPVCNDNFLCSTIAPTTVNDDCVHCGLCEQICPQGAIEVQQWLSNDNSARVDGKTIIDNNDCVHCGWCAEVCPKDAITVQKPFAGTWMRDEDVCQACRTCVDVCPCNALFNPEWDIGERVDKVAQRPDACLYCGACAVACPVDAIDVQKTEILTAMEKKAVFEKKLVNKPSATPVLTSVLMTDEDACLGCGNCVIMCPVNANSSKFLAAGALNDIDEKPLLEVRNGSIKVIDQEACGSCGACALICPTSAIWLEKREVE, from the coding sequence ATGAACGAAATAGTGGTTTCGACAAAAGATAACAAGCAAGTGGTCTACATGCCACACAAGTGCATTGGTTGTGGAACCTGTACAATGGTCTGTCCTAAGGACACCCTGATCATAGGTTCCGTGGGACCTGTTGCCAGGGGACTTATCAACAAGGATTTCCTGGACATAAGAGACAACTGCATTACATGTGGAATGTGTACCAAGATATGCCCAACAGGCGCTCTTGAGATGAGAGAAGATGGAAAGCCTGTGTGCAACGACAATTTCCTTTGCAGCACTATCGCACCAACAACTGTTAACGATGACTGTGTTCACTGTGGTCTTTGTGAACAGATCTGTCCACAGGGTGCTATAGAGGTCCAGCAATGGCTTTCAAATGACAACAGTGCACGCGTAGATGGTAAGACGATCATCGACAACAACGACTGTGTACACTGTGGATGGTGTGCTGAGGTATGTCCAAAAGATGCTATTACAGTCCAGAAGCCTTTTGCAGGTACATGGATGCGCGACGAGGATGTCTGTCAGGCATGCCGCACATGTGTGGATGTTTGTCCATGCAATGCACTCTTCAATCCTGAATGGGATATTGGTGAGAGGGTTGACAAGGTCGCACAGCGTCCTGATGCATGTCTCTACTGTGGTGCATGTGCAGTCGCATGTCCGGTAGATGCTATTGACGTTCAGAAGACCGAGATCCTTACAGCTATGGAAAAGAAGGCCGTCTTCGAGAAGAAACTTGTCAATAAGCCTTCAGCAACACCTGTTCTGACATCAGTGCTCATGACTGACGAAGATGCATGTCTTGGTTGTGGTAACTGTGTCATCATGTGCCCTGTCAATGCTAATTCCTCAAAGTTCCTCGCAGCTGGTGCACTCAACGATATTGACGAGAAACCATTGCTTGAGGTAAGGAACGGTAGCATCAAGGTCATCGACCAGGAAGCATGTGGCTCATGTGGTGCCTGTGCACTGATCTGCCCGACATCCGCAATATGGCTTGAGAAGAGAGAGGTGGAATAA
- a CDS encoding outer membrane lipoprotein-sorting protein — MTKILLLLLLMCSALFSAGCVDEQLTAEEIAEQMQQKSENIEDYSYTMYITSSLDGEDYVLESEMLFKEPRKMKSVVIQPAEEAGSLTVSDGETIWTYIPNENTVMQIEMPDISEDAQMDYVGMIGGILNESDISFLGIDEFDSRTVYVIRMMPKEETETPFFGSNVKAWIDKETWMPLKYEMYDEDENPMISFEIRNLKVNTGISDDEFEFKIPEGAEVEVIDPIDMNEIAAPEEVTLEEAEDTAGFDLLLPSYIPEGYEFDCALIFNNSATFEEDVFEKVILVYNKGDDWIRISEVVYETGSSDISDLDDAETVGINGSEGKFVAFVQTNLLRWTTGDIELSILGMEDKDEIVKVAESMV; from the coding sequence ATGACTAAAATATTACTTTTATTGCTATTGATGTGTTCTGCATTGTTCTCAGCGGGATGTGTGGATGAGCAGCTCACGGCAGAAGAGATCGCAGAGCAAATGCAGCAGAAATCAGAGAATATTGAGGATTACTCGTATACAATGTACATTACCTCTTCTTTAGACGGAGAGGATTATGTTCTGGAAAGTGAAATGCTCTTTAAAGAACCACGCAAGATGAAGTCAGTTGTAATACAACCTGCTGAGGAGGCAGGAAGTCTTACAGTTTCAGACGGAGAGACCATCTGGACATATATTCCAAATGAGAACACGGTCATGCAAATAGAAATGCCTGACATTTCGGAGGATGCCCAAATGGATTATGTCGGTATGATCGGCGGTATCCTGAATGAGAGCGATATTTCGTTTTTGGGTATTGATGAATTTGATAGCAGGACAGTTTATGTAATAAGGATGATGCCGAAAGAAGAGACTGAAACTCCCTTCTTTGGAAGTAACGTAAAAGCTTGGATTGATAAAGAAACCTGGATGCCGCTAAAATATGAAATGTACGATGAGGATGAAAATCCGATGATCTCATTTGAGATTCGGAACCTGAAGGTAAACACCGGCATTTCAGATGATGAATTCGAGTTTAAAATCCCGGAAGGTGCAGAGGTAGAGGTCATTGATCCTATTGATATGAATGAAATTGCAGCTCCGGAAGAGGTCACATTGGAAGAGGCTGAGGATACTGCAGGTTTTGACTTACTTTTACCTTCATATATTCCGGAAGGCTATGAGTTTGATTGTGCACTGATCTTCAACAATAGTGCTACGTTTGAAGAAGATGTTTTTGAAAAGGTCATATTGGTATACAATAAGGGAGATGACTGGATCCGTATATCAGAAGTAGTTTATGAAACCGGTTCTTCGGATATATCTGACTTAGATGATGCGGAAACAGTTGGTATCAATGGTTCCGAGGGAAAATTTGTAGCTTTTGTTCAAACCAATCTTTTAAGATGGACAACAGGGGATATTGAACTGAGCATACTGGGGATGGAGGATAAAGATGAGATCGTGAAAGTGGCGGAATCCATGGTCTGA
- a CDS encoding formylmethanofuran dehydrogenase subunit B translates to MVFKNIMCPVCGASCDDIQVELGDGEITVKNACKMGNGKFQEIVSKHRLKDPQVRKDGKLQKAAWDEAITKAAEMLVNAERPLFFLGSETSCEAQEVGLHIAEYLGGVADSNATICHGPTVMGIQESGCPAATAGQTKNRADVNIYWGTNPLASMPRHMSKYAVFPRGYWSKKGRFDRKVITVDPRVTDTAIASDLHVQLNPNTDYELLSALLTLLNGKRPHPSVEQITGVPISVMEDMVETMVNANFGSISVGLGLGSSIGKHRNVELGLNLVKELNNNHGTKFVLGALRGHCNVAGFNQIASYLYGYPFGIDFSRGYPRYNPGETTTVDVLREKDVDAAFVMCADLVNHIPADAASYLAEIPMTCLDIAPCPTVTASDVVLPGVIDAMENDGTFYRLDNVPMYFKPFTKPPFEFTQSNEDTLKQLFAKIKEIA, encoded by the coding sequence ATGGTTTTTAAGAACATTATGTGTCCGGTTTGCGGAGCATCATGTGATGATATTCAGGTAGAGCTCGGGGACGGCGAGATCACTGTCAAGAACGCATGTAAGATGGGTAATGGAAAGTTCCAGGAGATCGTAAGCAAACACCGTCTTAAAGACCCTCAGGTCAGGAAAGACGGAAAGCTTCAGAAAGCTGCATGGGACGAGGCAATTACAAAGGCAGCAGAGATGCTTGTAAACGCTGAGAGACCTCTTTTCTTCCTCGGAAGTGAGACCTCATGTGAAGCACAGGAAGTCGGTCTTCACATCGCAGAGTACCTTGGTGGTGTAGCAGATTCCAACGCTACCATTTGCCACGGTCCTACTGTCATGGGTATCCAGGAAAGCGGATGTCCTGCAGCAACAGCAGGTCAGACCAAGAACAGGGCTGACGTTAACATCTATTGGGGAACCAACCCTCTGGCATCCATGCCAAGACACATGTCAAAATATGCTGTCTTCCCAAGAGGCTACTGGTCCAAGAAAGGCAGGTTTGACCGTAAGGTCATCACAGTTGACCCAAGGGTAACTGACACTGCAATAGCATCAGATCTTCACGTCCAGCTCAACCCGAACACTGACTATGAGCTTCTCAGCGCACTGCTGACACTTCTAAATGGCAAGAGGCCACACCCATCTGTCGAGCAGATCACCGGTGTGCCAATCTCTGTTATGGAAGATATGGTCGAGACGATGGTCAATGCAAACTTCGGTAGCATTTCCGTTGGTCTTGGTCTTGGTTCATCTATCGGTAAACACAGGAACGTGGAGCTTGGACTTAACCTTGTCAAAGAGCTCAACAACAACCACGGAACAAAGTTCGTACTCGGTGCACTGAGAGGTCACTGTAATGTAGCAGGTTTCAACCAGATCGCATCATACCTGTACGGATACCCATTCGGTATCGACTTCTCAAGAGGATACCCAAGGTACAACCCTGGAGAGACCACAACCGTGGATGTTCTGAGGGAGAAGGACGTAGACGCTGCATTCGTAATGTGTGCTGACCTTGTCAACCACATCCCTGCAGATGCTGCATCATACCTGGCAGAGATCCCAATGACCTGCCTGGATATTGCACCATGTCCAACAGTCACTGCTTCAGATGTTGTTCTTCCTGGTGTCATTGACGCAATGGAGAATGATGGTACATTCTACAGGCTCGACAACGTGCCAATGTACTTCAAGCCATTCACAAAACCTCCATTCGAGTTCACCCAGAGCAACGAAGACACACTCAAGCAGCTCTTCGCAAAGATAAAGGAAATTGCATAA